From the genome of Sphingobacterium kitahiroshimense, one region includes:
- a CDS encoding S8 family serine peptidase, with translation MNLKRLLYVFAIGLTPILGYAQENKSVPENWFNLDYEKDGVLGISTERTYESLLKGKKSTPVIVAVLDGGVDVNHEDLKNIVWINLKDSISNGVDNDKNGFINDKYGWNFIGNATGENVHFDNLELTRLIRKHAPKYDGVTASTVMTDQEKRAYNAYLKMVDAYNEKLDEAKYGALNYVALKENVDNLVKSINKDKSAITTADLDSLNPPGNRQKIAIRIAKEEIEKAGGFEKFYDDLTEGANYFGNQVAYHLNKEYDSRSIVGDNYDDAREYHYGNSDVTGPDALHGTHVAGIIAADRKNNIGIKGVANDVKILSVRLVPDGDERDKDVANGIRYAVDNGAKVINMSFGKGYAYNKNTVDEAVKYAMSKDVLLIHAAGNDSEDNDISPNYPNKFYTDSLGAITGVADAWITVGATGPRKDDELLASFSNYGKASVDVFAPGLYINSTAPHSEYKEEQGTSMAAPVVAGLAGMLRSYYPQLSALETKEIIMNSVTKLDDSVRIKLEDGSYKTVKLADISISGGIVNAYMAVQKANEYLIKKKK, from the coding sequence ATGAATTTAAAAAGATTACTGTATGTATTTGCTATTGGATTAACCCCCATTTTGGGCTACGCTCAGGAGAATAAAAGTGTACCTGAAAACTGGTTTAATCTGGATTATGAAAAAGATGGTGTACTGGGCATAAGTACAGAAAGAACTTACGAGAGTTTACTAAAAGGTAAAAAATCTACACCTGTTATTGTAGCCGTTCTGGATGGCGGTGTTGATGTCAATCATGAGGATTTAAAAAACATAGTCTGGATTAATTTGAAAGACAGTATCTCGAATGGAGTTGATAACGACAAAAATGGATTCATTAATGATAAATATGGCTGGAATTTCATTGGTAACGCAACTGGTGAAAACGTGCATTTTGATAATTTGGAATTAACAAGACTGATCCGTAAACATGCTCCAAAATATGATGGAGTAACGGCTTCGACCGTTATGACCGACCAAGAAAAACGTGCTTACAATGCTTATTTAAAAATGGTAGATGCCTATAATGAGAAATTGGATGAAGCAAAATATGGTGCACTAAATTATGTTGCATTGAAAGAGAACGTCGATAATCTTGTCAAAAGCATCAATAAAGATAAGTCTGCGATAACAACAGCAGATCTAGATAGTCTCAATCCTCCGGGCAACCGTCAAAAGATTGCGATTAGAATTGCGAAAGAAGAAATTGAGAAAGCAGGCGGATTTGAAAAGTTTTATGATGATTTAACTGAAGGCGCAAATTACTTCGGAAATCAAGTCGCCTATCATCTTAATAAAGAATATGATTCACGTTCTATTGTTGGTGATAACTACGATGATGCACGTGAATATCATTATGGAAACTCGGATGTTACAGGTCCTGATGCACTTCACGGAACACACGTAGCCGGTATCATTGCAGCTGATCGCAAAAATAATATTGGCATTAAAGGGGTCGCTAACGATGTAAAAATACTTTCAGTTCGCCTAGTGCCAGATGGAGATGAGCGTGACAAAGATGTCGCAAATGGCATCCGCTATGCTGTTGATAATGGCGCTAAGGTTATTAACATGAGTTTCGGAAAAGGATACGCTTATAATAAAAATACGGTAGATGAGGCAGTAAAATATGCTATGTCAAAAGACGTTTTACTTATTCATGCTGCAGGTAACGACAGTGAGGATAATGATATTTCACCTAATTATCCGAATAAATTTTATACAGATAGCTTAGGTGCTATAACAGGCGTTGCAGATGCATGGATTACTGTTGGTGCGACAGGGCCTCGGAAAGATGATGAGCTGCTGGCAAGTTTTTCAAACTATGGTAAAGCTTCCGTGGATGTATTTGCTCCAGGATTATATATCAATTCAACTGCTCCACACTCTGAATACAAAGAAGAGCAGGGTACAAGTATGGCTGCACCTGTAGTTGCCGGTCTTGCTGGTATGTTACGTTCTTACTACCCGCAGTTATCAGCTCTTGAAACAAAAGAGATTATCATGAACTCTGTTACAAAGTTAGATGATTCGGTTCGAATTAAACTGGAAGATGGTTCTTATAAGACAGTCAAATTAGCTGATATTTCTATTTCAGGCGGTATAGTTAATGCTTACATGGCTGTGCAAAAAGCAAATGAATATCTCATTAAAAAGAAAAAATAA
- the nth gene encoding endonuclease III → MLKKDRYKAFVEYFSKNIPDAQTELNYSNPYELLVAVILSAQCTDKRINLVTPKLFQQFPTAETLANSSAEEIFTYIRSVSYPNNKAKHLVGMAKMLVDVFDSTVPEKIEDLIKLPGVGRKTANVISSVVYNQPAMAVDTHVFRVSNRLGLTSKATTPLAVEKQLVKYLPVETIAIAHHWLILHGRYICLARKPQCDKCAITYMCKYFEKTHQVKEIKEKVS, encoded by the coding sequence ATGTTGAAAAAAGATAGATATAAAGCCTTTGTAGAATATTTTTCTAAAAATATCCCAGATGCACAAACAGAATTAAATTATAGTAATCCTTATGAATTATTGGTCGCTGTAATATTGTCTGCACAATGCACAGATAAACGAATCAATCTGGTGACCCCTAAACTTTTCCAACAATTTCCAACTGCCGAAACTTTGGCGAATAGTAGTGCTGAGGAAATATTCACGTATATCCGTTCAGTGAGCTATCCGAATAATAAAGCAAAACATTTGGTTGGAATGGCCAAAATGCTGGTTGATGTATTTGATTCTACAGTTCCTGAAAAAATAGAAGATTTGATAAAACTACCCGGTGTCGGCAGGAAAACGGCAAACGTCATCTCTTCAGTGGTTTACAATCAACCTGCAATGGCTGTTGATACACATGTATTTCGCGTTAGTAACCGGCTTGGTCTCACGAGTAAAGCTACAACTCCACTTGCTGTGGAAAAACAACTGGTCAAATATCTGCCTGTTGAAACCATCGCTATTGCTCATCATTGGCTTATATTACATGGTCGCTACATTTGCTTAGCCCGAAAACCTCAATGTGACAAATGTGCCATTACTTACATGTGTAAATATTTTGAAAAAACGCACCAAGTGAAAGAAATCAAAGAAAAAGTTAGTTAA
- the recA gene encoding recombinase RecA, translated as MSNPDKLKALQLTLDKLEKSYGKGAIMKLGDTTVDPIESISTGSLGLDIALGIGGVPKGRIIEIYGPESSGKTTLATHIIAEAQKSGGIAAFIDAEHAFDKYYAQKLGVDVENLLIAQPDNGEQALEIADNLIRSGAIDIIVIDSVAALVPKAEIEGEMGDSKMGLQARLMSQALRKLTGTISKTNCCCIFINQLREKIGVMFGNPETTTGGNALKFYASVRLDIRRTSQIKDSDEVSGNRIKVKIVKNKVAPPFRIAEFDIMFGEGISKVGEIIDLGVEYNIIKKAGSWFSYGETKLGQGRDAVKSLLLDNPDLADELEAKIRAEVAGVDPNLVLEEG; from the coding sequence ATGAGCAACCCAGATAAATTAAAAGCATTACAGCTTACATTAGATAAATTAGAGAAATCATATGGCAAAGGCGCCATTATGAAATTAGGAGATACTACTGTTGATCCCATTGAATCAATCTCTACAGGTTCTTTAGGTCTTGATATCGCATTAGGTATCGGAGGCGTTCCTAAAGGTCGTATCATTGAGATTTACGGTCCTGAGTCTTCTGGTAAAACAACCCTTGCAACGCATATCATTGCTGAGGCTCAAAAATCAGGCGGTATAGCTGCTTTTATTGATGCTGAACATGCTTTTGACAAATACTACGCGCAGAAATTAGGTGTTGATGTTGAGAACTTATTAATTGCACAACCCGATAATGGCGAACAGGCTTTAGAAATTGCCGATAATCTAATCCGCTCTGGAGCTATTGATATTATTGTCATTGACTCCGTCGCTGCTTTAGTACCTAAAGCAGAAATTGAAGGTGAGATGGGGGATTCCAAAATGGGACTTCAAGCACGTTTAATGTCTCAAGCTTTACGTAAATTAACAGGTACAATTTCCAAAACAAACTGCTGTTGTATTTTCATCAACCAGCTCCGTGAAAAAATCGGTGTTATGTTTGGTAACCCTGAAACAACGACAGGTGGTAATGCATTAAAATTCTATGCATCTGTACGTCTTGATATCCGTCGTACTTCTCAGATCAAAGATTCTGATGAAGTATCTGGTAACCGCATAAAAGTAAAAATTGTTAAGAATAAAGTAGCTCCTCCATTCCGAATCGCCGAATTTGATATCATGTTCGGAGAGGGTATTTCAAAAGTTGGTGAAATCATCGACTTAGGTGTTGAATACAATATAATTAAGAAAGCTGGTTCATGGTTTAGCTATGGAGAGACAAAATTGGGACAAGGTCGTGATGCTGTAAAATCATTATTACTTGACAACCCGGATTTGGCAGATGAACTAGAAGCAAAAATCAGAGCTGAAGTTGCTGGCGTAGATCCAAATCTCGTTTTAGAAGAAGGTTAA
- a CDS encoding endonuclease/exonuclease/phosphatase family protein encodes MKKYILSYFILSILCCSSLLLSAQQLKILTYNIHHANPPSESADVINLDTIASIIKKTNADLVGLQEIDVNLDRSQNIDQAKKLAQLTGLHYFFSKGINLDAGEYGTVILSKYPIVKSERFELPSPIESEKRSLGIIHINIKGKVVKFANTHLDLKNENRLAQTAFIIDKFKNDKSLVILVGDLNATPAEQPIRNLEQIFTRSQIKNGFTIPEVNPDREIDFIMINKGSQFKFKNHRVLSETYASDHRPVYVEINAQ; translated from the coding sequence ATGAAAAAGTATATCCTTTCTTATTTTATTCTTTCGATTTTATGTTGCAGCTCGCTTCTACTTTCGGCACAACAATTAAAGATATTAACATACAATATCCATCATGCTAACCCTCCTAGTGAAAGTGCCGACGTTATCAATCTAGATACGATCGCATCCATTATCAAAAAAACAAATGCAGATCTAGTTGGTCTACAGGAAATTGATGTTAACTTAGATCGATCCCAAAATATTGATCAGGCAAAGAAATTAGCTCAACTCACAGGTTTGCACTACTTCTTTTCTAAAGGAATTAATCTAGATGCGGGTGAGTATGGGACTGTGATCCTTTCGAAATACCCTATTGTTAAAAGTGAACGTTTCGAACTTCCATCACCAATTGAAAGTGAGAAGAGAAGTTTAGGCATAATCCATATAAATATAAAAGGAAAAGTAGTCAAGTTTGCTAATACGCACCTTGATTTGAAAAATGAAAATAGGCTTGCGCAAACGGCTTTTATCATTGACAAATTTAAGAATGATAAAAGCCTTGTTATTCTAGTCGGTGATCTAAATGCAACACCTGCAGAACAACCAATCCGTAATTTAGAGCAAATATTTACACGCAGTCAAATCAAAAATGGATTTACAATACCTGAAGTAAATCCTGATCGCGAAATTGATTTTATCATGATAAATAAAGGAAGTCAGTTTAAATTTAAAAATCATCGTGTTTTATCTGAAACTTATGCAAGTGATCATAGACCTGTATATGTTGAAATTAATGCCCAATAA
- a CDS encoding metallophosphoesterase family protein codes for MSINRRKFIEALTLAGITLPSIGLAEEKKELSDNEKFDFIVPAYLQNQINKSISIFSILSKPAFAWLEILDDNNEVIDKIYQSEDGMLEANTDLFKFTIQEAPRVFKYRIVAKEVLKFEAYKIVYGEEIKTNIFSAKLAEKDQDKIRCLIYNDVHEAKDTYKDLVPSHNIEAYDFSILNGDSFHYVTNQKDITEKLLQPFSFFETSRPFIMNRGNHETRGSFSRLFKKLFGYPENKFYQSFKLGPIYWILLDSGEDKPDTHEVYGGTVDYDNYRKEQAIWLDKVLQSKERKASQHTVVVSHIPIFHSDDWHGTLHNRSSFHPLFQKYKIDAMITGHTHKYGYYPPDKDHNYTIFIGGGPKVGERTIIDVNGDKKSLDIKMIKDNGDVLGHLKKA; via the coding sequence ATGAGTATCAATAGAAGAAAATTTATAGAGGCCTTAACCTTAGCGGGCATAACATTACCAAGCATCGGTTTGGCTGAGGAAAAAAAAGAACTTAGCGACAACGAAAAATTTGATTTTATCGTACCAGCATATTTGCAAAATCAAATCAATAAGAGTATAAGTATCTTTTCCATTTTAAGCAAACCTGCATTTGCATGGTTGGAGATCTTGGACGACAACAACGAGGTAATTGACAAGATATATCAAAGCGAAGATGGTATGTTAGAGGCTAATACTGACTTATTTAAATTTACTATACAGGAAGCGCCTAGGGTCTTTAAATATAGAATAGTAGCTAAAGAAGTTCTTAAATTTGAAGCTTATAAAATTGTTTATGGAGAGGAAATTAAAACCAACATTTTTTCGGCCAAATTAGCTGAAAAAGATCAGGATAAAATTAGATGTTTGATATATAATGATGTACACGAAGCGAAAGATACATATAAGGATTTAGTTCCAAGCCATAATATAGAAGCATATGATTTTTCTATTCTAAATGGCGATTCTTTTCATTATGTTACAAACCAAAAAGATATAACAGAAAAACTGCTTCAACCCTTTTCATTTTTTGAAACCAGCAGGCCTTTTATCATGAATCGCGGTAATCACGAAACAAGGGGTTCATTTTCTCGTCTTTTCAAAAAGTTATTTGGCTATCCTGAAAATAAATTTTATCAATCCTTCAAATTGGGCCCTATTTACTGGATTCTATTAGACAGTGGGGAGGATAAACCAGATACACATGAGGTGTATGGAGGAACTGTAGATTATGACAATTACCGTAAAGAACAGGCTATTTGGTTAGATAAAGTTTTGCAATCGAAAGAAAGAAAGGCCTCTCAGCATACCGTTGTTGTCAGCCACATTCCTATTTTTCACTCTGATGACTGGCACGGAACATTACATAACCGCTCAAGCTTTCATCCATTATTTCAAAAGTATAAAATTGATGCGATGATTACAGGACATACGCACAAATATGGGTATTATCCGCCTGACAAAGATCATAATTATACGATCTTCATCGGTGGCGGTCCAAAGGTTGGAGAACGTACAATAATAGATGTGAATGGTGATAAGAAATCGTTAGATATAAAAATGATCAAAGATAATGGCGATGTATTAGGTCATCTTAAAAAGGCATAA
- the pruA gene encoding L-glutamate gamma-semialdehyde dehydrogenase, which produces MIKGFFNVPTPTNEPVYSYAVGTKERKLLKAAIDEARAKQVDIPMYIGGKEVRTDNKVSINPPHDHQHVLGQYSQGTKSHVTDAINAALAAKGDWENLTWEDRAAIFLKAAELASTKYRYKLNAATMLAQSKNPYQAEIDAACEFTDFLRFNVQYMTEIYAQQPPVSGKGVWNRVEQRPLEGFVFALTPFNFTAIAGNLPSCVAMMGNVVVWKPSNAQIYSAQVLMEIFIEAGLPAGVINLVYVSGPDAGDVIFKHPDFAGIHFTGSTGVFQDIWKTIGENIHLYKTYPRIVGETGGKDFILVHPTADLQVTNTALVRGAFEYQGQKCSAASRAYVPASMWPALKDAMTTDVNSFKIGGTEDFTNFINAVIDEKSFDKISKYIDRAKESADAEVVIGGTYDKSKGYFISPTVIVAKKSDYETMSEELFGPVLTIFVYEDEKWEETLEIVDKTSIYALTGSVIAKDRYAIAQATLALRNAAGNFYVNDKCTGAVVGQQPFGGARGSGTNDKAGSMINLLRWVSPRTIKETFNPDTNYKYPFLEEGE; this is translated from the coding sequence ATGATAAAAGGATTTTTTAATGTACCGACACCTACAAATGAGCCAGTGTACTCATATGCTGTTGGAACAAAAGAACGCAAATTATTAAAAGCGGCGATTGATGAAGCTCGTGCTAAGCAAGTTGACATACCTATGTATATAGGCGGAAAGGAAGTCCGTACTGATAATAAAGTATCTATCAATCCTCCACACGATCACCAACATGTTTTGGGACAATATAGTCAAGGTACTAAAAGTCATGTCACTGATGCCATTAATGCCGCCTTGGCTGCTAAAGGTGATTGGGAGAATTTGACATGGGAAGACCGTGCAGCAATCTTCTTGAAAGCAGCAGAACTAGCATCGACCAAATATCGTTATAAGTTGAATGCTGCTACCATGTTAGCGCAGTCAAAAAACCCTTATCAGGCAGAAATTGATGCAGCTTGTGAGTTTACGGATTTCTTACGTTTCAACGTACAGTACATGACAGAAATCTATGCACAGCAACCACCAGTATCGGGAAAAGGTGTATGGAATCGCGTGGAGCAACGTCCTTTGGAAGGTTTTGTATTCGCTTTGACACCATTCAATTTTACAGCTATTGCTGGGAATTTACCATCATGTGTTGCTATGATGGGAAATGTTGTCGTATGGAAGCCATCTAATGCTCAGATTTATTCTGCGCAAGTGTTAATGGAGATTTTTATTGAAGCAGGTTTGCCGGCAGGTGTTATTAACTTAGTATATGTATCTGGACCGGATGCAGGTGATGTAATTTTTAAACATCCTGATTTTGCTGGTATCCACTTCACAGGTTCTACAGGAGTTTTCCAAGATATTTGGAAAACAATCGGAGAGAATATCCATCTTTACAAGACATATCCAAGAATAGTTGGTGAAACTGGAGGTAAAGATTTTATTTTAGTTCATCCAACAGCAGATTTGCAAGTAACTAATACAGCATTAGTTCGCGGTGCATTTGAATATCAAGGACAAAAATGTTCAGCTGCTTCACGTGCTTATGTTCCTGCATCGATGTGGCCAGCATTGAAAGATGCTATGACTACAGATGTGAATTCATTCAAAATTGGTGGAACAGAAGATTTTACAAATTTCATCAATGCAGTTATTGATGAGAAATCATTTGATAAGATTTCAAAATATATTGATCGTGCAAAAGAATCTGCTGATGCTGAAGTTGTAATCGGTGGAACATACGATAAATCTAAAGGTTACTTCATTTCTCCAACTGTTATTGTGGCTAAAAAATCAGATTATGAAACGATGTCAGAAGAATTGTTCGGGCCAGTTTTGACAATTTTTGTTTATGAAGATGAGAAATGGGAAGAAACATTAGAAATCGTTGATAAAACCTCTATTTATGCTTTAACAGGATCAGTTATCGCTAAAGATCGCTATGCAATCGCACAGGCAACACTTGCATTGCGTAATGCAGCAGGTAATTTCTATGTTAATGATAAGTGTACAGGTGCCGTAGTAGGGCAACAGCCATTCGGTGGTGCACGTGGTTCTGGTACAAATGATAAAGCCGGATCAATGATCAACTTATTGCGTTGGGTATCTCCACGTACGATTAAAGAAACCTTTAATCCAGATACAAACTATAAATACCCTTTCTTAGAAGAAGGAGAATAA
- the msrA gene encoding peptide-methionine (S)-S-oxide reductase MsrA, giving the protein MITFYRFFNLRVIEMVHKYIAMLVLLVTSIALLSCKSNIAKKEPQSFEQLPDHQNGLVDTATFAAGCFWCVEAQFKTLDGVQQVISGYAGGETKDPSYSQVSTGNTGHAEVINVLYDPKKITFDTLLEAFFIAHDPTQLNRQGNDIGTQYRSAIFVHDQEQLEKVNFYLKKMKEERLYDRPIVTEINPFTTFYKAEDYHQNYYANNKEDRYCQYVIKPKLEKFKHIFTSTVKD; this is encoded by the coding sequence ATGATAACATTTTACCGCTTTTTTAATTTAAGGGTTATTGAGATGGTACATAAATATATCGCTATGCTTGTACTTTTGGTAACAAGCATAGCATTGTTATCCTGTAAATCTAATATTGCTAAAAAGGAACCGCAATCATTTGAACAGTTGCCAGATCATCAGAATGGTCTGGTAGATACTGCAACATTTGCAGCAGGTTGTTTTTGGTGTGTTGAAGCTCAATTTAAAACACTTGATGGTGTACAGCAAGTTATTTCAGGCTATGCTGGAGGAGAAACGAAGGATCCATCATATAGCCAAGTCAGTACAGGGAATACAGGACATGCTGAAGTGATCAATGTTTTGTATGACCCCAAGAAAATAACATTCGATACCTTGTTAGAAGCTTTTTTTATCGCACATGATCCTACACAATTGAATAGGCAAGGTAATGATATTGGTACGCAATACCGCTCTGCAATTTTTGTTCATGATCAAGAACAATTAGAAAAAGTTAATTTTTATCTAAAAAAAATGAAAGAAGAACGGTTGTATGACCGTCCTATCGTGACAGAAATTAATCCATTTACTACTTTCTATAAAGCTGAAGATTATCATCAAAATTACTATGCGAATAATAAGGAAGATCGATATTGTCAATACGTGATTAAACCAAAATTGGAAAAGTTTAAACATATTTTTACCAGTACTGTTAAAGACTAA
- a CDS encoding superoxide dismutase yields the protein MAFVLEALPYASDALEPHIDKATMEIHHDRHHQAYVDNLNKAIAGTEAENLSLEDIVKNISKYPAAVRNNGGGHYNHKLFWTVLGPNAGGEPTGELATAINETFGSFAELKTQLQNAGATRFGSGWSWLIVNAEGKLQVTSTPNQDNPLMDVAEVKGTPILGIDVWEHAYYLKFQNKRPAYLEEIFNVINWDAVAKNYAAAK from the coding sequence ATGGCATTTGTATTAGAAGCGCTACCATACGCGTCAGACGCATTAGAACCACATATTGATAAAGCTACTATGGAAATCCACCATGATAGACATCATCAAGCATATGTAGATAATTTAAATAAGGCAATTGCTGGAACAGAAGCTGAGAACTTATCTTTAGAAGATATCGTTAAAAATATCAGTAAATATCCTGCAGCAGTACGTAATAATGGTGGTGGTCACTATAACCACAAATTATTTTGGACAGTATTAGGTCCAAATGCTGGTGGTGAGCCAACTGGTGAATTGGCAACGGCAATCAATGAAACATTTGGTTCTTTTGCAGAATTGAAAACACAATTGCAAAATGCAGGAGCTACACGTTTTGGTTCTGGCTGGTCTTGGTTAATTGTAAATGCAGAAGGTAAATTACAAGTAACATCGACACCTAATCAAGATAATCCATTGATGGATGTGGCTGAAGTTAAAGGTACACCTATTTTAGGTATTGATGTTTGGGAACATGCATATTACTTAAAATTTCAAAATAAACGTCCTGCATATTTAGAAGAGATCTTCAATGTCATCAACTGGGATGCAGTAGCGAAAAATTATGCTGCCGCTAAATAG
- a CDS encoding nucleoside deaminase, whose protein sequence is MRYIDFEGTSVDNADDFFMQQALKEAKLALAAGEVPIGAVIVHKGNIIGRGHNLTQRLNDVTAHAEMQAFTAAANHLGGKYLVDCTLYVTVEPCVMCAGAAYWTHISRIVYGAQDEKRGYSQFHDKILHPKTIVEHGKLGEECAELVKSFFRQKR, encoded by the coding sequence ATGCGGTATATCGATTTTGAAGGAACATCTGTAGACAATGCTGACGATTTTTTTATGCAGCAAGCATTGAAGGAAGCAAAATTAGCATTAGCCGCAGGGGAGGTGCCCATAGGGGCGGTAATTGTGCATAAAGGTAATATTATCGGTAGGGGGCACAATCTGACACAGCGTCTAAATGATGTAACAGCCCATGCCGAGATGCAAGCCTTTACGGCTGCTGCAAATCATTTGGGAGGTAAATATTTGGTCGACTGCACACTTTATGTGACTGTAGAACCATGCGTAATGTGTGCAGGTGCAGCTTATTGGACACATATCAGCCGAATTGTATATGGAGCTCAAGATGAAAAAAGAGGATATTCTCAATTTCATGATAAAATTTTACATCCCAAAACAATTGTAGAGCATGGTAAGTTGGGGGAAGAATGTGCTGAACTTGTTAAATCATTTTTTCGTCAAAAACGTTAA
- a CDS encoding tRNA-binding protein, producing MEEISWNDFEKVDMRVGTILNVVDFPKARKPAYQLTIDFGDELGIKQSSAQITVHYSKEELLGKQIVAIVNFPKKQIANFFSECLVTGFADDNGDIILTTVEKKVPNGAKLM from the coding sequence ATGGAAGAAATATCTTGGAATGATTTTGAAAAAGTGGATATGCGTGTGGGTACAATACTAAATGTTGTCGATTTTCCAAAAGCAAGAAAACCAGCTTATCAGTTAACGATTGATTTTGGTGATGAATTGGGAATAAAACAAAGTAGTGCTCAGATCACGGTGCATTACAGTAAAGAAGAATTATTAGGTAAGCAAATTGTTGCTATTGTTAATTTCCCCAAGAAGCAGATCGCAAATTTTTTCTCGGAATGTTTAGTTACCGGTTTTGCTGATGACAACGGGGATATCATTTTAACAACTGTAGAAAAAAAAGTGCCTAATGGTGCAAAATTAATGTAA
- a CDS encoding porin family protein translates to MKKILPALLLICGSVATANAQLLPGVEIGLKGALNFSKFKSDGKYFNSDNKAGYQAGLYGRVGVLGFHVQPEIYLTGKNTTIKAEGGETTDVKLTTIDIPVLLGKRFGLGPIGARIQTGPIFSFKVDDKQDKIIPSLDPNSYKKNGTSWAFGVGADVSSLRVDLRYEMGLSKINNSSQANPKINMWSIGLGYRLFSL, encoded by the coding sequence ATGAAAAAAATTTTACCTGCATTACTATTAATTTGTGGTAGTGTTGCTACTGCAAATGCACAATTGTTACCAGGAGTAGAAATTGGTTTAAAGGGTGCCTTAAACTTTTCTAAATTTAAAAGTGATGGTAAGTATTTCAATTCAGACAACAAAGCAGGATATCAAGCAGGTTTGTATGGGCGTGTTGGTGTATTAGGTTTCCATGTGCAACCGGAGATTTACCTTACAGGCAAAAATACTACGATTAAAGCTGAAGGAGGAGAAACAACAGATGTAAAATTAACCACAATCGACATCCCGGTATTATTAGGAAAACGTTTTGGTTTAGGACCAATTGGAGCAAGAATCCAAACTGGACCAATATTTTCTTTTAAAGTAGATGATAAACAAGATAAGATAATTCCTAGTTTAGATCCAAATAGCTACAAAAAGAACGGTACATCTTGGGCATTTGGTGTGGGTGCTGATGTTTCAAGTCTTCGTGTTGATCTACGTTATGAAATGGGACTAAGCAAAATCAACAACAGCAGTCAAGCAAATCCAAAAATTAATATGTGGAGTATAGGATTAGGCTATCGTTTATTTAGTTTATAG
- a CDS encoding succinate dehydrogenase cytochrome b subunit, which produces MSKSKPVLSSSIGKKLIMSLTGLFLCTFLIVHLIGNLQLFKDDAGLAFNKYAYFMTHFTPIKVVSYLLYASVIIHVIYAIVISLKNKAARPIGYASYDGSANSKWNSRNMGILGTVILVFLATHMSNFWWKYHNDQTPYIEYRTDLSNGVTTHQEIQASDFHDYSVVVENGVEIVKARDLYKQVDFAFKNVALVALYVIAMAALAFHLIHGFQSAFQTVGFNHKRYIGLVQFIGVWVFGVVIPILFAAMPLYFYFR; this is translated from the coding sequence ATGAGTAAATCAAAGCCAGTTTTAAGTTCTTCAATCGGGAAGAAGCTAATCATGAGCTTAACGGGACTTTTCTTATGTACGTTCCTAATTGTTCACTTGATTGGAAACTTGCAGTTATTTAAAGATGACGCGGGTTTAGCGTTCAACAAGTACGCCTATTTCATGACGCATTTTACACCTATCAAGGTTGTGTCTTATTTATTGTATGCTTCGGTGATTATTCACGTGATCTATGCAATCGTGATTTCATTAAAAAATAAGGCTGCTCGTCCTATTGGATATGCATCTTATGATGGAAGCGCAAACAGCAAATGGAACTCACGTAATATGGGTATTTTAGGTACTGTTATCTTAGTATTCTTGGCGACGCACATGTCAAATTTTTGGTGGAAATACCATAATGATCAAACACCTTATATCGAATATCGTACCGATCTGTCGAATGGTGTAACGACTCATCAAGAGATCCAAGCGTCAGATTTTCATGATTACTCAGTCGTTGTTGAAAATGGTGTTGAAATCGTAAAAGCACGTGACTTGTATAAGCAGGTAGACTTTGCTTTTAAAAACGTTGCTCTAGTAGCATTATACGTAATTGCAATGGCTGCTTTAGCATTCCACTTGATTCACGGTTTTCAATCTGCTTTCCAAACAGTTGGATTCAATCACAAAAGATACATTGGATTGGTTCAATTTATTGGAGTATGGGTATTTGGAGTAGTTATTCCAATTCTTTTCGCAGCGATGCCATTATATTTCTATTTCCGTTAA